A single window of Vibrio sp. HB236076 DNA harbors:
- a CDS encoding bifunctional UDP-sugar hydrolase/5'-nucleotidase: MIFPEFKKRTLAKLIAASLLVTPLVGCLDGDDDDDTTEETVSAAFTLQLLHVSDIDGSNSDALANVGNFASNLAALKADYPDNTLFLSSGDNYIPGSVYDAADDDSMADVSSINVPGVGRAHIAWLNEMGLQASAVGNHDLDGGTAEFASIIAQETDDESGNTYIGADFPYLSANMDFSADENTADYVVDDIQLASNIPNSLASSTIIIVDGEAIGIVGATTPTEEDITSTGDVTVTPESDDTTELAAIIQTEVDALIDQGVNKVVLLAHMQTISVEQELATLLSGVDIIVAGGSNTLLADSTDRLLDGDTAADDYPLFYQDVDGNDVALVNVDGDYKYLGRLVIGFDEDGQIITSTVDADESGVYVSDDTMVAELGGAANTEVDTVTDAVSDLLLEAEGNIFGHTDVFINGIRAQVRSEETSLGDLTADANLWYAQQEISDVQVSIKNGGGIRAAIGYYEYPAGSTNADDLEYYPPAAYDAAGKAEGDISQYDIQTALSFNNELAVIDVTAAELKDLVEHAVAATVSGDETVTAGQFGQFAGLNFTYDPSYTAIATTLGDDNTYTVDTEGERVRELVVGDDVVVSDGVIQGDETRSFSVVTLSYLLEQGDGYPFSCTYNGTYCTDATYLAGNDDQAAMTDIGNADFADAGTEQDALAEYLAAFYPDADNAFDIADDIFDSSVVDERIIRDDSTE, from the coding sequence ATGATTTTCCCTGAATTTAAAAAGCGTACGCTCGCGAAACTGATTGCAGCATCGCTTTTGGTTACCCCACTGGTTGGGTGCCTAGATGGCGACGATGATGATGACACAACCGAGGAAACGGTCAGTGCCGCCTTTACGTTACAACTTTTACACGTTTCAGATATTGATGGTTCCAATTCTGATGCGCTGGCAAACGTTGGTAATTTTGCCAGCAACCTGGCCGCACTAAAAGCCGATTACCCAGACAACACACTGTTTTTAAGTTCAGGGGATAACTACATTCCAGGCTCTGTCTATGATGCAGCGGATGATGATTCCATGGCCGATGTGTCTAGTATCAACGTACCTGGCGTGGGTCGTGCCCACATTGCTTGGCTCAATGAAATGGGCTTACAAGCTTCTGCCGTTGGTAACCACGACCTCGATGGTGGCACGGCAGAATTTGCTTCAATCATTGCTCAAGAAACCGATGATGAGAGCGGTAATACCTATATTGGCGCTGATTTTCCATACCTAAGCGCCAATATGGATTTTTCTGCTGATGAGAATACCGCTGATTATGTCGTTGATGATATTCAACTTGCCAGTAATATCCCCAATAGCTTAGCGTCTTCAACCATTATTATTGTCGATGGTGAAGCGATTGGTATTGTCGGTGCCACCACGCCAACCGAAGAAGACATTACTTCAACGGGCGATGTGACTGTCACTCCAGAGAGTGATGACACTACGGAACTTGCCGCGATCATTCAAACCGAGGTTGATGCTTTAATTGATCAAGGTGTCAACAAGGTGGTTCTATTAGCGCACATGCAAACCATTTCGGTTGAGCAAGAGCTCGCGACGTTGCTTTCTGGTGTTGACATCATTGTGGCCGGCGGTTCGAACACACTGCTCGCGGATTCCACCGACCGTTTGTTAGACGGTGATACCGCGGCAGATGATTACCCGTTATTTTATCAAGATGTTGATGGCAATGATGTGGCGCTGGTCAACGTTGATGGTGACTATAAATACCTTGGTCGATTGGTGATTGGTTTTGACGAAGACGGTCAAATCATTACCAGCACGGTCGATGCTGATGAAAGTGGCGTGTATGTCAGTGATGATACCATGGTCGCAGAGCTTGGCGGCGCAGCCAACACCGAAGTGGATACGGTAACCGACGCCGTTAGCGACCTATTGCTAGAAGCGGAAGGCAACATTTTTGGTCATACCGACGTGTTCATCAACGGTATTCGCGCACAAGTTCGCTCCGAAGAAACCTCGCTTGGCGACCTGACGGCTGATGCCAACTTGTGGTATGCGCAGCAAGAAATCTCTGACGTGCAAGTGTCGATCAAAAACGGTGGTGGTATTCGCGCCGCCATTGGTTATTACGAATACCCCGCAGGTTCAACCAATGCCGATGATCTTGAGTACTACCCACCGGCAGCCTATGACGCCGCTGGTAAAGCGGAAGGGGACATCTCACAGTACGATATCCAAACGGCGTTGTCGTTTAACAACGAACTGGCTGTGATTGACGTCACCGCGGCAGAGTTAAAAGACCTGGTTGAGCACGCCGTGGCAGCAACCGTATCCGGTGATGAAACTGTTACTGCTGGTCAATTTGGTCAATTTGCGGGCTTGAATTTTACCTATGACCCGAGCTACACCGCGATTGCGACGACACTGGGTGATGACAATACTTACACAGTGGATACCGAGGGCGAACGTGTACGTGAGTTGGTCGTGGGTGATGATGTTGTTGTGAGTGATGGTGTAATACAAGGCGATGAAACTCGCAGCTTTAGTGTTGTGACTCTAAGTTACCTACTTGAGCAAGGCGATGGTTATCCGTTTAGCTGTACTTACAATGGCACCTATTGTACCGATGCCACTTACTTAGCTGGTAATGACGATCAAGCCGCGATGACAGATATTGGCAATGCTGATTTTGCCGATGCCGGTACCGAGCAAGATGCACTGGCAGAGTACTTAGCAGCGTTCTACCCAGATGCGGATAACGCCTTTGATATCGCTGATGACATCTTTGATTCAAGTGTCGTTGATGAGCGTATCATTCGCGACGACAGCACAGAGTAA
- a CDS encoding GyrI-like domain-containing protein, with translation MPSLHRSRINDALYEIHKDIAKPLSAAYLAKVSAYSEAHFHRVFKQVVGESVHQYVRRVRMEFAANQLMFDGEANVDEIAQKCGFSSLSSFSRAFKATFHETPGQWRQSSENHRVPLSFRLDEDKARHYQVQVQTPLPRPSVVFTQPQMMAYVRHRGYDRGIRQAWHQLLEWAEQEQRSVTTQIGLHHSNPAWVALEHCHYVACIAIDKPVRVRGQVNQLIIPGGRHAVFHLAGKYGDMLPKIGQILSQWLPQSGFKLAATPAYACYQTNHFTDPDERFELDFYLPITGY, from the coding sequence ATGCCTTCTCTTCACCGTTCTCGGATCAACGACGCGTTATACGAAATACACAAAGACATCGCAAAGCCGTTATCCGCGGCTTATTTAGCTAAGGTGTCGGCTTATTCAGAGGCGCATTTTCACCGAGTATTCAAACAAGTGGTGGGCGAGAGTGTCCATCAGTATGTGCGCCGTGTCCGCATGGAGTTTGCGGCGAATCAGTTGATGTTTGACGGTGAGGCCAATGTCGATGAGATTGCTCAAAAATGCGGTTTTTCATCATTATCTTCATTCAGTCGCGCGTTCAAGGCGACGTTTCATGAAACGCCGGGCCAATGGCGTCAGTCATCAGAGAATCATCGCGTGCCGCTGAGTTTTCGCTTGGATGAGGATAAAGCCCGCCACTACCAAGTCCAGGTGCAAACGCCACTGCCAAGGCCTTCTGTGGTGTTTACTCAACCGCAAATGATGGCCTATGTTCGTCACCGGGGCTACGATCGCGGCATACGTCAAGCCTGGCATCAGCTTTTAGAGTGGGCAGAGCAAGAGCAGCGTTCAGTGACCACTCAAATTGGCTTACATCATTCCAACCCGGCCTGGGTGGCATTAGAACATTGTCATTACGTTGCCTGTATTGCGATTGATAAGCCGGTACGGGTTCGAGGTCAAGTTAATCAACTGATTATCCCCGGAGGCCGACATGCGGTTTTTCACCTTGCCGGAAAGTATGGCGATATGCTGCCAAAGATTGGCCAAATCTTGTCGCAATGGTTACCGCAATCCGGCTTTAAATTAGCAGCCACTCCCGCTTATGCTTGCTATCAAACCAATCACTTCACCGATCCCGATGAGCGCTTTGAACTCGATTTTTATTTGCCCATTACCGGATACTAA